One window of Azotosporobacter soli genomic DNA carries:
- a CDS encoding HD domain-containing phosphohydrolase, giving the protein MTQEIYQILIIEDLEDDMLLLLRTLRQGGYAVDYGWVDDEASLRSALTRDWDIVISDFSMPSFDGMDALRIVREHDDTLPFILLSGAIGEDDAVQAMKSGANDYIMKGNKARLLPAVEREIREARDRRRHRQLEESFLSQERLAAQALQKAYHDLAEAYDSTLLGWALAVQLRDQDTGIHSQQVTTMTLELAAALDYPAEEMIHLKRGALLHDIGKLGIPDAILLKQGPLNDEEWLIMKKHPVYAYEWLQSIEYLQPALAIPYSHHERWDGSGYPQGLRGEDIPLAARIFAVVDVWEALCTDRPYRKAWSAEKAKAHIAQNSGTHFDPKIVERFLSLLASTK; this is encoded by the coding sequence ATGACGCAAGAAATCTATCAAATATTAATCATTGAAGACCTTGAAGACGACATGCTTTTGCTGCTGCGCACTTTGCGCCAGGGCGGCTATGCCGTCGATTACGGCTGGGTGGATGACGAAGCCTCGCTCCGCTCTGCCCTGACGCGCGACTGGGATATCGTAATCTCTGATTTTTCCATGCCTTCCTTTGACGGTATGGATGCCTTGCGCATCGTCCGTGAACATGATGATACGCTGCCATTCATTCTCTTGTCCGGCGCAATCGGCGAAGACGATGCCGTCCAAGCGATGAAATCCGGCGCAAATGACTATATCATGAAAGGCAATAAAGCCCGCCTTCTGCCAGCGGTTGAACGGGAGATTCGTGAAGCCCGCGACCGCCGCCGCCACCGCCAACTAGAAGAAAGTTTTCTTTCACAAGAACGCCTCGCAGCACAAGCGCTGCAAAAAGCATATCACGATTTGGCGGAGGCTTATGACAGTACGCTGCTCGGCTGGGCGCTCGCCGTCCAATTGCGTGACCAGGACACCGGCATCCACTCCCAACAAGTAACAACGATGACGCTTGAACTGGCTGCCGCGCTTGATTATCCTGCAGAAGAGATGATCCATTTAAAGCGCGGCGCATTGCTGCATGACATCGGCAAACTGGGCATCCCTGATGCCATTTTACTGAAGCAAGGCCCTCTCAACGACGAGGAATGGCTCATCATGAAGAAACATCCCGTCTATGCTTACGAATGGCTGCAATCGATTGAATATTTGCAGCCGGCCCTGGCCATCCCTTATTCGCATCACGAACGCTGGGATGGTTCAGGCTATCCGCAGGGCCTGCGCGGCGAAGACATCCCGCTAGCAGCGCGCATCTTCGCAGTCGTTGACGTCTGGGAGGCGCTTTGCACTGATCGCCCTTACCGCAAAGCATGGTCCGCCGAAAAAGCCAAGGCACATATTGCACAAAATAGCGGCACGCACTTTGACCCCAAAATCGTAGAACGTTTTCTCAGTCTATTGGCAAGCACAAAATAA
- the trpD gene encoding anthranilate phosphoribosyltransferase, whose protein sequence is MLRDYLETILGGEDLSRREAEYAMEMIITGRAAETQVAAFLAALRLKGETAAEITGFAETMRRHATTLPYSGTDLVDTCGTGGDKKATFNVSTTTAFVLAGGNVRVAKHGNRGVSSPCGSADVLAALNVAIDLPPEQVSQAIQSIGIGFLFAPRFHPAMGNVAKLRRELGTRTVFNLLGPLTNPAGAPRQLLGVYDRRLTVKLAQVLLSLGVEHALVIHSHDGMDEISSRSPSYIVEVKAGQIMEYEIDPLDYGFSPDAAEYQGGSAAENAALLVRILEGEEGPCRDIVLLNAAAGFIVSGKALDFSEGLQLAKQSIDSGAALSKLRDLQAFSRSGCAS, encoded by the coding sequence ATGTTGCGAGATTATCTGGAAACAATACTTGGCGGAGAAGACTTGTCGCGCCGCGAAGCGGAATACGCCATGGAAATGATCATTACCGGCCGGGCGGCAGAAACGCAGGTCGCCGCTTTTTTAGCCGCTTTGCGCCTTAAAGGAGAAACGGCCGCAGAAATCACCGGCTTCGCCGAAACGATGCGCCGCCATGCCACTACCCTGCCCTACTCCGGCACCGATCTGGTGGATACTTGCGGTACCGGCGGCGATAAAAAAGCGACGTTCAACGTCTCGACAACGACGGCTTTCGTTCTGGCCGGCGGAAACGTCAGAGTCGCCAAGCACGGCAACCGCGGCGTCTCGAGTCCGTGCGGCAGCGCCGACGTACTTGCCGCACTAAACGTCGCGATCGATCTGCCGCCTGAACAGGTCAGCCAGGCGATTCAAAGCATCGGCATCGGCTTTCTCTTTGCGCCTCGCTTTCATCCGGCCATGGGCAATGTCGCCAAATTGCGCCGCGAACTGGGTACCCGTACCGTCTTTAATCTCTTAGGCCCACTAACAAATCCGGCCGGAGCGCCGCGCCAACTACTCGGCGTCTATGATCGCCGCCTTACCGTAAAACTGGCCCAAGTTCTTTTATCGCTCGGCGTCGAACACGCCTTGGTCATCCACAGCCACGACGGCATGGACGAAATCTCCAGTCGCTCGCCAAGCTATATCGTCGAGGTAAAAGCAGGGCAGATCATGGAATATGAAATTGATCCGCTCGATTACGGCTTCTCACCTGATGCCGCCGAATATCAGGGCGGCAGCGCCGCCGAAAACGCAGCCTTGCTGGTTCGCATTCTCGAAGGGGAAGAAGGCCCATGTCGCGATATCGTGCTGCTGAACGCAGCGGCCGGTTTTATCGTCAGCGGTAAAGCACTTGATTTCTCCGAAGGCCTTCAGTTGGCGAAGCAAAGCATTGACAGCGGCGCAGCCTTAAGCAAGCTTCGCGACTTGCAGGCCTTTAGCCGCAGCGGGTGCGCCTCATGA
- a CDS encoding P1 family peptidase, which translates to MKAVNLSELKGIAIGHAQDQAGGTGCTVILCENGATAGVDVRGGAPGTRETDLLDPVNYVEQIHGIVLAGGSAFGLDAAAGVMAYLEERGCGFDVGVAKVPIVAGAVLFDLHCGDPYKRPDKEMGYQACLNATLPLTEGSVGAGTGATVGKLLGMEYAMKGGFGSACIKLGELIVGAVVAVNCLGDVVDPRSGEILSGALQREERRFLNCEESLLREYQSGLDPFKGNTTIGCILSNAKMTKAQANKIASMAHNGYARTIYPAHTQFDGDTIFSLATGEVEADTNVLGVLAARMMADAVVAAVRKATSLHGFPSRMEIFPKED; encoded by the coding sequence ATGAAGGCGGTGAACCTCAGCGAACTAAAGGGGATTGCAATCGGGCATGCGCAAGATCAGGCGGGAGGAACCGGCTGCACGGTGATTCTTTGCGAAAACGGCGCGACTGCCGGGGTCGATGTCAGAGGCGGTGCGCCGGGAACGCGGGAAACCGATCTTTTGGATCCTGTCAATTATGTGGAGCAGATACACGGCATCGTACTGGCTGGAGGCAGTGCGTTCGGGCTTGATGCCGCTGCTGGAGTCATGGCGTATCTCGAAGAGCGCGGATGCGGCTTTGATGTCGGTGTAGCCAAAGTTCCGATTGTTGCTGGAGCCGTACTGTTTGACTTGCATTGCGGCGATCCATATAAAAGACCGGATAAAGAGATGGGATACCAGGCCTGTCTGAATGCGACGCTGCCGCTGACAGAAGGTTCCGTTGGCGCGGGAACGGGAGCTACGGTCGGCAAGTTGCTGGGGATGGAATATGCGATGAAAGGCGGTTTCGGGAGCGCCTGCATCAAGCTGGGCGAGTTGATCGTCGGCGCGGTCGTGGCGGTCAATTGTTTGGGCGATGTTGTCGACCCAAGAAGCGGTGAAATCCTCTCCGGTGCGTTGCAGCGAGAGGAACGGCGATTTCTTAACTGCGAAGAATCCTTGTTGCGTGAGTACCAGAGCGGGCTTGATCCGTTCAAAGGCAATACCACGATCGGCTGCATTCTGTCGAATGCGAAAATGACAAAAGCGCAGGCGAACAAGATCGCAAGCATGGCTCATAACGGGTATGCACGTACGATCTATCCGGCGCATACGCAGTTTGACGGCGATACGATCTTTTCCCTTGCTACGGGGGAAGTAGAAGCAGATACGAATGTGCTCGGCGTGCTAGCGGCGCGGATGATGGCGGATGCTGTTGTAGCCGCTGTCAGAAAGGCGACTTCATTGCATGGCTTTCCGAGCAGAATGGAAATTTTCCCAAAAGAGGACTAA
- the fliB gene encoding flagellin lysine-N-methylase, with the protein MYIFLDIVEDFQCEMCGRCCRNDWLVTVNEASYLRNERLFAERDAQNEFSAAFQKISGERCPGEYAYIAKKKTGGCWFLEADNRCSLHRQIGHQHLDSVCQTFPRYPISSTRGMEFTLTFNCPAVQKRLNRAKPLLVLRSEHAPLQIAEDSIVAYVYPEQKGKNDPLHYYFELEQHFIDLLQVRGVDLDCRLLRIKESIARLRKNGTNKAMGEMIRETIYGNYEWLDENETMMPGEILTADILQEHFLVNLVFQKVFYLYGLEEGLKLLLHFRQVMQRSEEAVHQAEAKLEAVRAAVMELSFQHSHNRQLLRQE; encoded by the coding sequence ATGTATATATTTTTGGATATTGTAGAAGATTTTCAGTGTGAGATGTGCGGTCGATGCTGCCGTAATGATTGGCTGGTCACTGTCAATGAAGCCAGCTATCTTCGGAACGAACGCTTATTTGCAGAACGCGATGCGCAAAACGAATTTTCAGCGGCTTTTCAGAAAATCAGCGGCGAACGCTGTCCGGGCGAATATGCCTATATCGCTAAAAAAAAAACAGGCGGCTGTTGGTTTCTCGAAGCGGATAATCGCTGCAGTTTGCATCGACAGATAGGGCATCAGCATTTAGATAGTGTATGCCAAACCTTTCCCCGTTATCCGATCAGTTCGACGCGCGGCATGGAATTCACGCTGACATTTAACTGTCCGGCTGTGCAAAAGCGCCTGAACCGCGCGAAGCCGCTTTTGGTGCTGCGTTCGGAACATGCGCCGCTGCAAATTGCCGAAGACAGCATTGTTGCCTATGTGTATCCGGAACAAAAAGGGAAGAACGATCCGCTGCATTATTATTTTGAACTTGAGCAGCATTTCATTGATTTGCTGCAAGTGCGCGGCGTTGATTTGGATTGCCGCCTGTTGCGCATAAAAGAAAGCATCGCCCGACTCAGAAAGAACGGTACAAACAAAGCGATGGGCGAAATGATCCGTGAAACTATTTATGGTAACTATGAATGGCTGGATGAAAATGAAACGATGATGCCAGGCGAAATTCTCACGGCGGATATTTTGCAGGAACATTTTCTCGTGAACCTGGTATTTCAAAAAGTGTTTTATCTCTATGGTCTGGAAGAGGGATTGAAACTGCTGCTTCATTTTCGACAGGTGATGCAAAGAAGTGAAGAAGCTGTGCATCAAGCGGAGGCGAAACTCGAAGCGGTGCGCGCAGCCGTCATGGAACTGTCGTTCCAACACAGTCATAACCGGCAATTATTGCGACAGGAATAG